The Saccharomonospora glauca K62 genome has a segment encoding these proteins:
- a CDS encoding GtrA family protein, with product MAVVGTVLAHLPEPLRALAVKHRELLKFAVVGGTTFLVDNGIWYLLKLTFLAPKPTTAKAIAIMIATIVSYILNREWSFRTRGGRERAHEAALFFLVSGVAVAINLIPLYMSRYVFHLEVPHVSRFVQEVADFASGSVIGMLLAMAFRFWGLRRWVFPDELGRKRRDVPTDDTATAGSRR from the coding sequence GTGGCCGTCGTCGGAACCGTTCTCGCCCACCTGCCCGAACCGCTGCGCGCGCTCGCGGTCAAGCACCGGGAGCTGCTCAAGTTCGCGGTGGTGGGTGGCACGACGTTCCTCGTCGACAACGGCATCTGGTACCTGCTGAAGCTGACATTCCTGGCGCCGAAGCCCACGACGGCCAAGGCCATCGCGATCATGATCGCCACCATCGTGTCGTACATCCTGAACCGCGAGTGGTCCTTCCGCACCAGGGGCGGCCGGGAACGCGCCCACGAAGCCGCGTTGTTCTTCCTCGTCAGCGGCGTGGCCGTGGCCATCAACCTCATCCCGCTGTACATGTCGCGATACGTGTTCCACCTGGAGGTGCCTCACGTCTCGCGGTTCGTACAGGAAGTCGCCGACTTCGCCAGCGGGTCGGTCATCGGCATGCTGCTGGCGATGGCGTTCCGGTTCTGGGGACTGCGCCGGTGGGTCTTCCCCGACGAACTCGGCCGCAAGCGGCGTGACGTCCCCACCGACGACACCGCGACCGCGGGCTCCCGCCGCTAG
- a CDS encoding sigma-70 family RNA polymerase sigma factor, producing the protein MTTDSAGPYDRSDADLIASVRAGRIEEYGTLYERHVEAAARLARQLCPTTADADDVVSESFAKVLDALRDGKGPDHAFRAYLLTTVRNTAYSRSRGSDRVRPTENLTAVGGVTEFTDPAVEELERSLVARAFRRLPERWQTVLWHTVIEQQSASEVAPLLGMSPNAVSALAYRARAGLRQEYLQAHLAETSSPRCRATANKLGAWTRDGLSLRERAQVEQHLDHCARCRALADELADINSSLRGVVAFLVLGGGALGYLAGGPTPPVAAATTATAGTTDTSTPETGPRHFLGVAVSGVALVTAVAVALAAGGVSGEPVAHRPQTAQPPRPAVSEPAPSSPTPEGPTELPSFPPLPAPQPRPDSYRPRPTVFPPPPLRPAPSEDSRPPAPSPTEPPSRPEPAPDPDEDPGLAPPTKAVSRPRVSASVPDDGLTVDAGGRATDLDVTVRNDGAVTAERTAVELTLPPGVSAVSPDDGTEVRTSAVSPVACPEGEGTVVCTVSDALAPDDQKVLRFRVAASPEADSGTARGRVTATGAAPARFTVPITVRRDVVELDVSSVGRLVRVTVRSAGVRAADASVSLDAPGLVLHSHRLRCDRGDHTLDCVSRSPLDPGDTARLWAHVPLLSGIDTVTVTATIGEDTASAGVDLVSLLAESVTPGTEDETTEDETTGPAPTSEAPVAETTSATPEADDAGSPIGSSPRERRRRPLGGRVRPCGSA; encoded by the coding sequence GTGACCACCGACTCCGCGGGTCCGTACGACCGCAGCGACGCCGACCTCATCGCGTCGGTCCGCGCGGGCCGGATCGAGGAGTACGGCACGCTCTACGAACGCCACGTCGAAGCCGCCGCACGGCTGGCACGGCAGCTGTGCCCGACCACGGCCGACGCCGACGACGTGGTGTCGGAGTCGTTCGCGAAGGTGCTCGACGCGCTCCGTGACGGCAAGGGCCCCGACCACGCCTTTCGCGCGTACCTGCTCACCACGGTGCGCAACACCGCCTACAGCCGGTCGAGGGGCTCGGACCGAGTGCGGCCCACCGAGAACCTCACGGCGGTCGGTGGGGTGACGGAGTTCACCGATCCGGCGGTGGAGGAGCTGGAGCGCAGCTTGGTGGCACGCGCGTTCCGGCGGCTGCCCGAACGCTGGCAGACCGTGCTGTGGCACACGGTGATCGAACAACAGAGCGCCTCCGAGGTGGCCCCGCTGCTGGGGATGTCGCCGAACGCGGTGTCGGCACTGGCCTACCGCGCTCGCGCGGGGCTGCGCCAGGAGTACCTCCAGGCCCATCTGGCGGAGACGTCGTCGCCCCGGTGCCGGGCCACGGCGAACAAGCTCGGCGCATGGACCCGCGACGGCCTGTCGCTTCGGGAACGCGCCCAGGTGGAGCAACACCTCGACCACTGCGCCCGCTGCCGGGCCCTGGCCGACGAGCTCGCCGACATCAACTCCTCGCTGCGCGGCGTGGTGGCGTTCCTCGTGCTCGGCGGCGGCGCCCTCGGTTACCTCGCCGGCGGCCCGACCCCGCCCGTCGCGGCGGCGACCACCGCCACCGCGGGCACGACGGACACGAGCACGCCGGAGACCGGACCACGCCACTTCCTGGGCGTCGCCGTGTCGGGAGTCGCCCTCGTCACCGCCGTGGCCGTCGCGTTGGCCGCGGGTGGGGTGAGCGGGGAGCCCGTGGCCCACCGGCCCCAGACCGCGCAGCCACCCCGGCCCGCGGTGTCCGAACCCGCCCCGTCGTCGCCGACCCCGGAGGGACCGACCGAGTTGCCGTCGTTTCCTCCGCTGCCCGCCCCGCAACCGCGCCCGGACTCCTACCGGCCGCGACCGACCGTCTTCCCGCCCCCGCCCCTGCGCCCGGCGCCCTCGGAGGACTCCAGGCCACCCGCCCCCTCCCCCACCGAGCCACCGAGTCGCCCGGAACCGGCTCCCGACCCCGACGAGGACCCCGGCCTCGCCCCGCCGACCAAGGCCGTGTCCCGTCCGCGGGTCTCGGCGTCCGTGCCGGACGATGGCCTCACCGTGGACGCGGGAGGCCGGGCCACCGATCTCGACGTCACCGTGCGCAACGACGGCGCGGTCACGGCGGAACGCACCGCCGTGGAGCTGACCCTGCCGCCCGGTGTGTCGGCCGTCTCACCGGACGACGGAACCGAGGTTCGGACCTCCGCGGTGTCCCCCGTCGCCTGCCCCGAGGGCGAGGGCACCGTGGTCTGCACCGTCTCCGACGCTCTCGCCCCCGACGACCAGAAGGTGCTGCGGTTTCGAGTGGCGGCCTCCCCCGAGGCCGATTCGGGCACCGCGCGAGGGCGGGTGACCGCCACCGGAGCGGCCCCGGCGCGCTTCACCGTCCCGATCACCGTCCGGCGGGACGTGGTCGAGCTCGATGTCAGCTCTGTGGGGCGGCTCGTGCGGGTCACGGTGCGAAGCGCCGGGGTGCGCGCGGCCGACGCGTCGGTGTCCCTCGACGCGCCCGGACTGGTGCTCCACTCCCACCGGCTACGGTGCGACCGCGGGGACCACACGCTGGACTGCGTCTCCCGCTCGCCACTCGATCCCGGCGACACCGCACGACTTTGGGCACACGTCCCCCTGCTCTCCGGGATCGACACGGTGACGGTCACGGCCACGATCGGGGAGGACACCGCGTCGGCCGGCGTCGACCTCGTCTCGCTGCTGGCCGAATCCGTCACCCCCGGCACCGAGGACGAGACGACGGAGGACGAGACGACGGGGCCCGCGCCCACGAGCGAGGCGCCCGTGGCCGAGACCACTTCCGCGACACCCGAGGCCGACGACGCAGGGTCACCGATCGGTTCGTCACCGCGAGAACGACGTCGGCGACCTCTCGGGGGCCGCGTTCGGCCATGTGGATCTGCGTAG
- a CDS encoding glycosyltransferase 87 family protein → MSTTTTGSDVRVGEEPSLSLRAALGRLSVRPRSVALLLALPVVAVIAGVLGWLLDWRLGVDSAVYRAGALTLLQGDPLYAGDTLGSEPWWALLPFTYPPAAALLFTPLAFFPVQVAWGLVAAVSFLALALVIRVTIAALPRLAGDLPRWASPARATLIFTIVFLGLEPVWRTIFLGQINIILMALVMVDVLVVCRKDSRWGGVLVGIAAAVKLTPLIFIPHLLFTGRKWDAARALGTFVGLQALMFAIAPSDAVRFWTHTVFNQGRIGPMHWAGNQSLNGLLNRVTDLAPWASTAALGIGALLAPLAIWAMLRFHRRGQHLYALLVTAFYALLVSPVSWSHHWVWAVPLIVVLVARLPRTTPATAWRRWLLAGSVIVVFVSCVLLVLPNGRNLELHWEVWQFVLGSAYLLVPVALALALGLRWLTRRRRAAAVADAGGGASRPEASRRVSAP, encoded by the coding sequence ATGTCCACCACGACCACCGGCTCCGACGTCCGTGTCGGTGAGGAGCCCAGTCTTTCGCTGAGGGCCGCCCTCGGCAGGTTGTCGGTCCGTCCGCGTTCGGTGGCCCTGTTGCTGGCGCTCCCCGTAGTGGCGGTGATCGCCGGGGTGCTCGGCTGGCTGCTGGACTGGCGGTTGGGGGTCGACAGCGCCGTCTACCGGGCGGGCGCGCTGACGTTGTTGCAGGGCGACCCGCTGTACGCGGGGGACACCCTGGGGTCCGAGCCGTGGTGGGCGTTGCTGCCGTTCACCTATCCTCCCGCGGCCGCCCTGCTGTTCACGCCCCTGGCGTTCTTCCCCGTGCAGGTCGCCTGGGGGCTGGTCGCCGCGGTCTCGTTCCTCGCTCTCGCGCTGGTGATCCGGGTGACGATCGCGGCGCTGCCGCGCCTGGCCGGTGACCTGCCGCGGTGGGCCTCTCCCGCGCGCGCCACGCTGATCTTCACGATCGTCTTCCTGGGGCTGGAGCCCGTGTGGCGCACGATCTTCCTCGGCCAGATCAACATCATCCTGATGGCGCTGGTCATGGTCGACGTGCTCGTCGTGTGCCGTAAGGACAGCCGGTGGGGCGGGGTGCTCGTCGGCATCGCCGCCGCCGTCAAGCTCACGCCGTTGATCTTCATTCCGCACCTGTTGTTCACCGGTCGGAAGTGGGACGCCGCGAGGGCGCTCGGCACGTTCGTCGGGTTGCAGGCGCTGATGTTCGCGATCGCGCCGTCCGACGCCGTGCGGTTTTGGACCCACACGGTGTTCAACCAGGGGCGGATCGGCCCGATGCACTGGGCGGGCAACCAGTCTCTGAACGGCCTGCTGAACCGTGTCACCGACCTGGCGCCGTGGGCGTCGACGGCGGCGCTGGGCATCGGCGCGTTGCTGGCGCCGCTGGCCATCTGGGCCATGCTGCGTTTCCACCGCCGCGGACAGCACCTCTACGCCCTGCTGGTGACGGCGTTCTACGCGCTGCTGGTCTCGCCCGTGTCGTGGTCGCACCACTGGGTGTGGGCGGTGCCGCTCATCGTCGTGCTGGTGGCGCGGCTTCCGCGGACGACTCCCGCCACGGCGTGGCGTCGGTGGTTGCTGGCGGGCTCGGTGATCGTCGTGTTCGTCAGTTGTGTGCTGCTGGTGCTGCCCAACGGCCGCAACCTCGAACTGCACTGGGAGGTCTGGCAGTTCGTCCTCGGCAGCGCGTACCTGCTGGTGCCCGTGGCGCTGGCGCTCGCCCTGGGGCTTCGCTGGTTGACGCGCCGCAGGCGAGCCGCCGCGGTGGCGGACGCGGGCGGCGGAGCGTCCCGGCCTGAGGCGAGCCGTCGCGTGAGTGCCCCGTAG
- a CDS encoding 5-(carboxyamino)imidazole ribonucleotide synthase: MDTRTGLPVVGMVGGGQLARMTHQAAISLGLSLRVLAAGEADSAGLVASDVVRGHHTDLEALRSFARDVDVVTFDHEHVPGEHLRVLEAEGVVLRPGPSALAFAQNKLLMRERIAGLGLPGPAFAEVSGVEDVCKFGESYSWPVVLKAASGGYDGRGVWLVDSPDEARSLVPELLEAGTPLLAERKVAMRRELSALVARSPYGQGSAWPVVETVQRDGINTEVLAPAPGLTEERTHQAQELALRIAEELDVVGVLAVELFETDTGLLVNELAMRPHNSGHWTMDGSRTSQFEQHVRAVLDYPLGVTELLSPTVMANVLGAPKLPEMSPDERLHHLFARFPDVRVHLYGKGERPGRKLGHVNVLGPVTDDTRRRARLAAHWLSHAEWLDGYQVH, from the coding sequence ATGGACACCCGAACAGGACTGCCCGTCGTGGGGATGGTGGGCGGCGGCCAGCTCGCCAGGATGACCCACCAGGCCGCTATCTCGCTCGGCCTGTCGCTGCGCGTGCTCGCGGCGGGCGAGGCCGACTCCGCCGGTCTCGTGGCCAGCGACGTCGTGCGCGGTCACCACACGGATCTGGAGGCCCTGCGCTCCTTCGCGCGCGACGTCGACGTGGTGACGTTCGACCACGAACACGTTCCCGGTGAGCACCTGCGGGTCCTGGAGGCGGAGGGCGTCGTGCTCCGTCCGGGGCCGTCGGCGCTCGCGTTCGCCCAGAACAAGCTGCTCATGCGCGAGCGGATCGCCGGCCTCGGTCTTCCCGGCCCGGCGTTCGCCGAGGTCTCGGGCGTGGAGGACGTGTGCAAGTTCGGTGAGTCGTACTCGTGGCCCGTGGTGCTCAAGGCCGCGAGCGGCGGTTACGACGGTCGCGGAGTGTGGCTGGTCGACTCCCCCGACGAGGCGCGCTCGCTCGTGCCCGAGCTGCTGGAGGCGGGCACGCCGCTGCTCGCGGAGCGGAAGGTCGCGATGCGGCGGGAGCTGTCGGCGCTGGTGGCCCGTTCTCCGTACGGGCAGGGGTCGGCGTGGCCGGTGGTGGAGACCGTGCAACGGGACGGCATCAACACCGAGGTGCTCGCCCCCGCGCCGGGGCTCACCGAGGAGCGGACCCACCAGGCGCAGGAACTGGCGTTGCGCATCGCCGAGGAACTCGACGTCGTGGGCGTGCTCGCGGTGGAGCTGTTCGAGACCGACACGGGGTTGCTCGTCAACGAACTCGCCATGCGCCCGCACAACTCCGGCCACTGGACGATGGACGGTTCCCGCACCTCGCAGTTCGAGCAGCACGTGCGGGCCGTGCTCGACTACCCGCTCGGGGTCACGGAACTGTTGTCGCCCACGGTGATGGCCAACGTCCTCGGGGCGCCGAAGCTTCCGGAGATGAGTCCCGACGAGCGGCTGCACCACCTCTTCGCGCGGTTCCCGGACGTGCGGGTCCACCTGTACGGCAAGGGGGAGCGGCCCGGTCGCAAACTCGGCCACGTCAACGTTCTCGGCCCCGTCACCGACGACACCCGGCGCCGAGCTCGGTTGGCCGCGCACTGGCTGTCGCACGCCGAATGGCTCGACGGCTACCAAGTCCACTGA
- the purE gene encoding 5-(carboxyamino)imidazole ribonucleotide mutase, giving the protein MTTPAVGLIMGSDSDWPVLEAAATALDEFDVPYEVGVYSAHRTPQRMLDYARSAAERGLRVIIAGAGGAAHLPGMVAAATPLPVIGVPVPLKHLDGLDSLLSIVQMPAGVPVATVSVGGARNAGLLAVRMLAASDAALRERMERFQADLEALVLDKDAALRQRVAEGR; this is encoded by the coding sequence GTGACCACGCCCGCCGTCGGCCTCATCATGGGCAGCGACTCCGACTGGCCGGTGTTGGAGGCCGCCGCGACGGCACTCGACGAGTTCGACGTGCCCTACGAGGTCGGGGTCTACTCCGCGCACCGCACCCCCCAGCGGATGCTGGACTACGCGCGTTCCGCCGCCGAACGCGGGCTGCGGGTGATCATCGCGGGCGCGGGCGGGGCCGCGCACCTGCCCGGCATGGTCGCGGCCGCCACGCCGCTGCCCGTGATCGGTGTCCCGGTGCCGTTGAAGCACCTCGACGGTCTCGACTCGTTGCTGTCGATCGTGCAGATGCCCGCGGGGGTTCCCGTCGCCACCGTGTCGGTGGGCGGGGCACGCAACGCGGGACTGCTGGCGGTGCGGATGCTCGCCGCCTCCGACGCCGCCCTGCGTGAGCGGATGGAACGTTTCCAGGCCGATCTGGAGGCCCTCGTGCTCGACAAGGACGCCGCGTTGCGGCAGCGGGTCGCCGAAGGCCGGTGA
- a CDS encoding class I adenylate-forming enzyme family protein, whose translation MTTTTPPSPRPPGLPTSLPYPDVPVGSILAGAARRYGDRVAFRHAGEELTFSQVWEQACRFATALGRHGLERGDVVALHLPNCPAFPVAYYGTLLAGATFSPVNPLLPPRALADQLADCGARVVVTHGRVAESLRDIDVDLVVTVSPRETDALDFDRFVAEAPPTRPEVEIDPRTDLAHLGYTGGTTGRSKGVRLTHRNVVVNALQYACWGSGGVPSLDDSGDVTVIQIGDDAEWPSRLGTGATLNLTPWFHAMGLGGLNIGVLSGTSVTIHDRFDPRAYVADAERLGVTTLSGAPALYAALVKCEDFHTADLSSVRALSSGAAPMPTVLGEALLARFPDAVLSEGYGLTEATMGVTANPSWRSGTRKVGTVGVPLFDTEVRIVAVDGDPERDTLPPNTPGEVCVRGPQVMQGYHNRPEETAAVLDHGWLRTGDIGMLDDDGFLSIVDRKKDVLLYKGYNVYPRELEELLLALPDVASAAVVGRPVTEVGELPVAFVVPSPRADDVTAESILTAVNAQVPPYKRLREVHFVDAIPVSGAGKVLKRQLRERLR comes from the coding sequence GTGACGACCACCACACCGCCGTCTCCCCGGCCTCCCGGACTGCCGACGTCGTTGCCCTACCCGGACGTCCCCGTGGGGTCGATACTTGCCGGTGCCGCGCGACGCTACGGCGACCGGGTCGCCTTCCGACACGCCGGTGAGGAGTTGACGTTCTCGCAGGTGTGGGAGCAAGCGTGTCGGTTCGCGACCGCCCTGGGGCGCCACGGGTTGGAACGCGGTGACGTCGTGGCCCTGCACCTGCCGAACTGCCCGGCCTTCCCCGTCGCCTACTACGGCACGCTGCTTGCGGGGGCCACTTTCAGCCCGGTCAACCCGCTGTTGCCGCCGCGCGCGCTCGCCGACCAGCTCGCCGACTGCGGGGCTCGGGTGGTGGTCACCCACGGCCGGGTCGCCGAGTCACTGCGCGACATCGACGTCGACCTCGTCGTCACGGTCTCGCCGCGCGAGACGGACGCGCTCGACTTCGACCGCTTCGTGGCCGAGGCGCCTCCCACGCGCCCCGAGGTGGAGATCGATCCTCGGACCGACCTCGCTCACCTCGGTTACACCGGCGGCACCACCGGCCGGTCGAAGGGAGTACGGCTGACCCACCGCAACGTCGTCGTCAACGCGTTGCAGTACGCCTGCTGGGGCTCCGGCGGCGTGCCGTCGCTCGACGACTCCGGCGACGTCACGGTGATCCAGATCGGGGACGACGCCGAATGGCCGAGTCGCCTCGGCACCGGCGCGACGCTCAACCTCACCCCGTGGTTCCACGCGATGGGACTCGGCGGTCTGAACATCGGGGTGCTCAGCGGCACGAGCGTCACCATCCACGACCGCTTCGACCCCCGTGCCTACGTGGCCGACGCCGAACGGCTGGGGGTGACGACGCTGAGCGGCGCCCCCGCTCTCTACGCCGCCCTGGTGAAGTGCGAGGACTTCCACACCGCGGATCTGTCGTCGGTGCGGGCCTTGTCCTCGGGCGCCGCGCCGATGCCGACGGTGCTGGGGGAAGCCCTGCTCGCTCGCTTCCCGGACGCGGTGCTCTCCGAGGGCTACGGGCTCACCGAGGCGACGATGGGAGTCACGGCGAACCCGAGCTGGCGGTCCGGCACCCGCAAGGTGGGAACGGTGGGCGTGCCGCTGTTCGACACCGAGGTACGCATCGTCGCCGTCGACGGTGACCCGGAACGGGACACGCTACCGCCGAACACGCCGGGCGAGGTGTGCGTTCGGGGACCCCAGGTGATGCAGGGCTACCACAACCGTCCCGAGGAGACCGCCGCCGTGCTCGACCACGGCTGGCTGCGCACGGGCGACATCGGGATGCTCGACGACGACGGCTTTCTGTCCATTGTAGACCGCAAGAAGGATGTGCTGCTGTACAAGGGCTACAACGTGTACCCGCGAGAGCTGGAGGAGCTGCTCCTCGCGCTACCCGACGTGGCCTCCGCGGCCGTGGTGGGTCGTCCCGTGACCGAGGTCGGCGAACTGCCCGTCGCCTTCGTGGTGCCCTCACCCCGCGCGGACGACGTCACCGCGGAGTCGATCCTGACGGCCGTGAACGCACAGGTGCCGCCCTACAAGCGACTGCGCGAAGTGCACTTCGTCGACGCGATCCCCGTCTCCGGGGCGGGCAAGGTCCTCAAACGTCAGCTGCGCGAGCGGCTGCGGTGA
- a CDS encoding SDR family NAD(P)-dependent oxidoreductase: protein MLCPTNESIREEVTGTKLIAPVPGGSRGIGAAVALRLARDGMDVAVTYVGSSDRAKEVVAEIEGLGRRGLAIRADSSDADAVVSAVDRPVEELGGLDVLVNNAGVLPGRPAVRPVPRRHRRRGLPGRRRGP from the coding sequence GTGTTGTGCCCGACAAATGAGTCCATACGGGAGGAAGTCACGGGCACCAAGCTAATCGCTCCGGTCCCCGGAGGCAGCAGGGGTATCGGTGCCGCCGTCGCACTGCGGCTGGCACGCGACGGCATGGACGTGGCCGTCACCTATGTCGGCAGTTCCGACCGCGCCAAGGAAGTGGTGGCCGAGATCGAGGGGCTCGGACGCCGTGGACTGGCTATCCGGGCCGACAGCTCCGACGCCGACGCGGTGGTGTCCGCCGTGGACCGCCCCGTCGAGGAGCTGGGTGGGCTCGACGTCCTCGTCAACAACGCGGGCGTACTCCCGGGGCGGCCCGCTGTCCGACCTGTTCCTCGACGACATCGCCGCCGTGGCCTACCTGGCCGGCGAAGGGGGCCGTAA
- a CDS encoding GNAT family N-acetyltransferase, translated as MSDNDAAGDGIEIREVAVDSAEAAALLRTYFDDVAGRYYGRPAAEAELDEAMAADPSDAFSPPHGAFLMARRGDEPVGCVGLAPLSEGVLELGRMFVLPAVRGRGLGTRLLNAAEEIARGRGAPAIRLNTRHDLVEARALYRANGYGEIPAYTDGPYAEVFFEKRLR; from the coding sequence GTGAGCGACAACGACGCGGCCGGGGACGGTATCGAGATCCGGGAGGTGGCGGTGGACTCGGCCGAGGCCGCGGCCCTGCTGCGGACCTACTTCGACGACGTCGCCGGCCGCTACTACGGACGCCCGGCCGCCGAGGCGGAACTCGACGAGGCGATGGCGGCAGATCCCAGCGACGCGTTCTCCCCGCCGCACGGCGCGTTCCTCATGGCCCGGCGCGGCGACGAACCGGTCGGCTGCGTCGGCCTGGCACCGTTGAGCGAGGGGGTCCTCGAACTGGGGCGCATGTTCGTGCTTCCGGCGGTCCGCGGCCGTGGTCTGGGGACTCGCCTGTTGAACGCCGCCGAGGAGATCGCCCGCGGCCGGGGCGCGCCCGCGATCCGGTTGAACACCCGCCACGACCTGGTGGAGGCGCGGGCGCTGTACCGGGCGAACGGTTACGGGGAGATCCCCGCCTACACCGACGGCCCCTACGCCGAGGTGTTCTTCGAGAAGCGGTTGCGCTGA
- a CDS encoding TIGR03089 family protein: MSLTEHLLRPLLRTSAGRPVITHYDDADGSRIELSVATLANWAAKTANWLVEEFDVEPGDEVAVALPAHWQTAGVLLGAWWCGAHVVSDPAEAVVAFVGPDADGSAARSTAIVALDPLGRGLTTTPDDAFDYLTEARTCGDEFSPLFPVDGDTPALLGTTVDDLLRLARERAAALGVGDGDRVLSTREWTLPDGVVDALLAPIAVGAHVVQVTNPDPARTQAHRDAERVTVDLS; this comes from the coding sequence ATGAGCCTCACCGAGCACCTCCTGCGGCCCTTGCTGAGGACGTCGGCGGGTCGGCCCGTCATCACCCACTACGACGACGCCGACGGCAGCCGGATCGAGCTCTCGGTCGCCACGCTGGCCAACTGGGCGGCCAAGACCGCCAACTGGCTCGTGGAGGAGTTCGACGTCGAACCGGGGGACGAGGTCGCCGTCGCTCTCCCGGCCCACTGGCAGACCGCGGGCGTGTTGCTCGGCGCGTGGTGGTGCGGAGCCCACGTGGTGTCCGACCCGGCCGAGGCCGTCGTCGCCTTCGTCGGCCCCGACGCCGACGGCAGCGCGGCTCGGTCGACGGCGATCGTGGCGCTGGACCCCCTCGGACGCGGTCTCACCACGACGCCCGACGACGCGTTCGACTACCTGACTGAGGCTCGCACGTGCGGTGACGAGTTCTCGCCCCTGTTCCCCGTCGACGGCGACACCCCCGCACTGCTCGGCACGACCGTCGACGACCTGCTGCGGCTCGCCCGCGAACGCGCCGCCGCGTTGGGGGTCGGTGACGGCGACCGCGTACTGTCCACCCGCGAGTGGACGCTCCCGGACGGTGTGGTGGACGCGCTCCTGGCACCGATCGCGGTCGGCGCGCACGTGGTGCAGGTGACGAACCCGGACCCGGCACGCACGCAGGCCCATCGTGACGCCGAGCGCGTCACGGTCGATCTCTCCTGA
- a CDS encoding LCP family protein yields MDEGEARPTDEVDAIEGASERRDGEPRPDEASTTDGPEPEVREAGEADADEDTSERIRATGPEGTETAKNAETEGAPEAAEDTCAGNTEADAARRRPSPRRGRRAVKAVVRSVVALLSVAALGVTGYAYSTLDALQDNVTTTDALRVNDDDAPDDEPPPPEDDGATDILLVGTDSRTDMEGNPLPPDVLRQLRTEDNPGISTDTLIILRIPHDGSSPTGISIPRDTWVAVPGGDRHAKINSVYGEAKYRAANELRAEGVTDRAEVERESAQAGRAALVRTVQKFTRIRIDHYAEVNLLGFYLLTETLGGVEVCLNHATSDPDSGANFAAGVQTVSGGEALSFVRQRKNLPRGDLDRIQRQQVFLASALNKVLSAGTLTDADRLEKLAATLRKSLVLDSELDLLKFAQQTRGIASGDFSFVTIPVVDIAAWSPDGKQSIVQVDVEEVRKFVADTVSADKSSTREPSGGGSAPRSASDADTEITADSVPCVN; encoded by the coding sequence GTGGACGAGGGTGAAGCGCGTCCCACCGACGAGGTGGACGCGATCGAGGGGGCTTCCGAGCGTCGGGACGGCGAACCGCGTCCCGACGAGGCCTCGACCACCGACGGTCCCGAACCGGAGGTCCGCGAAGCCGGCGAGGCGGACGCGGACGAGGACACCTCCGAGCGCATCCGCGCGACAGGCCCGGAGGGCACGGAGACCGCGAAGAACGCGGAAACCGAGGGGGCCCCGGAGGCCGCGGAGGACACGTGCGCGGGGAACACGGAGGCCGACGCGGCACGCCGGAGGCCGTCACCGCGACGCGGACGCAGGGCCGTCAAGGCCGTCGTGCGGTCGGTCGTCGCCCTGCTGTCGGTGGCCGCCCTGGGCGTGACCGGCTACGCCTACTCGACGCTCGACGCGCTTCAGGACAACGTCACCACCACCGACGCGCTGCGCGTGAACGACGACGACGCACCGGACGACGAGCCCCCGCCCCCCGAAGACGACGGGGCCACCGACATCCTCCTCGTGGGCACCGACTCCCGCACCGACATGGAGGGCAATCCACTCCCGCCGGACGTGCTCAGGCAGTTGCGTACCGAGGACAATCCGGGCATCAGTACCGACACGCTGATCATCCTGCGCATCCCGCACGACGGCTCGTCCCCGACGGGGATCTCCATCCCACGCGACACCTGGGTGGCGGTGCCGGGCGGCGACCGGCACGCGAAGATCAACTCGGTGTACGGGGAGGCCAAGTACCGGGCCGCGAACGAGCTGCGCGCCGAAGGCGTCACCGACCGTGCCGAGGTGGAGCGCGAGTCCGCCCAGGCGGGACGCGCCGCGCTGGTGCGCACGGTGCAGAAGTTCACCCGGATCCGCATCGACCACTACGCCGAGGTGAACCTGCTGGGCTTCTACCTGCTCACCGAGACTCTCGGCGGCGTGGAGGTGTGTCTCAACCACGCCACCTCCGACCCCGACTCCGGCGCCAACTTCGCGGCGGGCGTGCAGACCGTCTCCGGCGGGGAGGCTCTGTCGTTCGTGCGGCAACGCAAGAACTTGCCCCGAGGCGACCTGGACCGCATCCAACGTCAACAGGTGTTCCTCGCATCGGCGCTCAACAAGGTGCTGTCGGCGGGTACGCTCACCGACGCCGACCGGCTGGAGAAACTCGCCGCGACCCTGCGGAAGTCCCTCGTGCTCGACTCCGAACTGGACCTGTTGAAGTTCGCGCAACAAACGCGCGGCATCGCCTCGGGCGACTTCTCGTTCGTGACGATCCCCGTCGTCGACATCGCCGCGTGGAGCCCCGACGGCAAGCAGAGCATCGTGCAGGTCGACGTCGAGGAAGTGCGGAAGTTCGTGGCCGACACCGTGTCGGCGGACAAGTCCTCGACGCGGGAACCGAGCGGCGGCGGCTCCGCCCCGCGGAGCGCCTCGGACGCAGACACCGAGATCACGGCCGACAGCGTGCCCTGCGTCAACTGA